In Tursiops truncatus isolate mTurTru1 chromosome 10, mTurTru1.mat.Y, whole genome shotgun sequence, the sequence tttcatgacacatgaatataacataaaattcaaatgtcagtgtccataaataaagttttatcaacACAGCACACTCATTCATTTGcacattgtctatggctgctttcctgcaAGAGCAGAGTTGAACAGTGCAGCTGAGACTGCATGGCCCGCAAAGCCTCAATATTTACTCTTGATCTTTATAGAAAAAGTCTGTCTATCCCTGTTGTACACTACTCCTTTTTATCCTTACAGATAGcttccttttatttaatttaaaggtGTCCTGTAAAAACACATTTCCTTAAGGCCACAAAGTGAAACAAATATGTCAGACAtgagccaaaaactggaaacaagttTCATACAATTAAGCACATAACATGTCAATTCTGTTAGTCTAAAATAATGGTTCTCTTAATTCAATAAGTcaggcccaagaatctgcatttctaacaagttcccacgTGACACTATGTGACTGGGAACtacactttaagaaccactggactttaaaaaaaaaatccacttcaAATATTATCATATATCTCAGTTAAAGaacacattttattataatttagaaGTTAAAAACCAGGTaagcaattttttcttttctttttttttttgcggtatgcaggcctctcattgttgtagcctctcccgttgcggagcacaggctccagacgtgcaggctcagtggccatggctcccgggcccagccgctccgcggcatgtgggatcttcccggaccggggcacaaacccacgtcccctgcattggcaggcggactctcaaccactgcgccaccagggaagcccccaggtaagcaatttttaaatgttaaaaacttCTCACAATTCCCCTTTCCTACAATGCCAATTCCCATAAAAACCAAGTTTACTTCTCTGAGGACTATGAACTTTCAAGTGAAAATTTAacatcagatttttttcccaatttacTCAACATAGTAAATCTTTAATAAGTAATACTCAATTTTGAAAGTAATCAGTAATACTCAACATAGTATAACCTTTAATAAAGAATAAACTCTTCAAGTCTAACCCACAGAACTGGCACGGTACGTTGTACATACCCACAAGATAACTTTATAATCTTTAATAAGTACAAGCTTCTCAAAGGAATCACATAAAGTACTGCAAGTTTTTCCACACATGGTAAAGCAACGTGAAAAATTAATAAccgtaactttttatttttcatatacctGCAGACAACTGAACAGCGCCAAATCCTAAACCTGAAAGACACCATTTGGAGGAAGGTTGTtcagcaaaaaacaaaccaaccttccaagcaaaaagtaatttttaatgacTTATATACATAGCTTTGTATATATTCTAAACTTCACTACTATCTACACGCTTCATTTATTGTCATTAAGAATGAGAAAGATTTCATGTGGACAGCCCTACAGTTTCAGAATAAAGATGGCCAGGTTCAAAGCCCAATCAAAATGATTATCTTAGGTATTTTAAGATCCAATTTTTAAACTACAGAACATTTTTAACTCCATTTACTTTCTCCAAATCACCCACAAAAATGATCAAACATTAAAATGTATGCAAGAGATGACATTTTTAACTAATAAATTGAATCTGACATTAATTAATGTCAGATTCATACTGTCTCAAAAGGCAGTCAATGTAcgactataaaattttaaatcgactttaaaaaatttctaagaGTAACATTCTGTTTAACCAGTAAGAATGAAGCAGGGGGACCAAATGATACATGGCAAAAGTATCACTACCACCTCAAATTTATATAATCCTACCTTCAAGGACTATCTCATTTGATTCGAACAACTGTCTGTGGGAGTCACAGTCTTACTCCCAacttacaaatgaaaaattaaaacatggaaATCAAGTCATCTGCTCAATGACACCAATTAGCAGCCAAGAGTACTGAACTAACGTCTTCCAAACTAACGTAATGCTCATTCCACTATCCCATACAGACATAAATTCATTTCAACTGCTTCCAAAAATCTCACCTAAACATAAAAAGTTCTTAATagctttcaaaataatgaatcctgattaaagggaaaaaaatttaataattatatagaCTACTTCAGtcataaaaattttatcttttgatcAAAAAAAAGTTCAACAGAATGTTTTACTTaagacaacaaaaaatttttttagtctcAAAGTATTTTGATTAAGAAAGTTAGGAGGATCAGGCTGACGCAGGCGCTCCTTTGTCGGTCCCTCTTGCTGTGCCCTTAGGGTTGGCTGCGGCACGTCACCCCGCGAGCCTCCCTCCGGAAGCCTGGACACCGTCACTGGGGCTTCGTGGCCGCGGCAGTTCAGGATCTTAAGCCTGGGACAATGGTGTGCATTCCCTGCATTGTCATTCCAGTTCTGCTCTGGGTCTACAAAAAGTTCCTGGAACCATATATATACCCTCTGATTTCCCCCTTTGTTAGTCGTGTGTGGCCTAGGAAAGCTATACAAGAATCCAGTgataaaaacaaaggcaaaatagaCTGTAAGGGTGCAGATATAAATGGATCACCAACAAGAGGACCAACAGAAATCTCGGATAAAAAGAAAGACTAATGTGATGGTCCCAAAGGATCTCATTGTTTTCAAAATGGATCTGATAGTATGAAGCACCTTCTTTGTACTTGTCTCTGATCTTTTTCCCTGAAACCAGAATTTGGGTTAGATAGTTTAGATATTTACCTGACACTAATCAGGAAATACCTGGTATTTGTATTTCAAATGTAGCTAGTTATATTTAATGACCTCATTCCTGAGTTCCTTTTTCATTAAAgtagctttcatttcttttattgcatttttaaaaatatgaataaagaaaaggTTCGTGCCAGTAGACACTGTTACTAAATCAGTCCCTAAAAATCCTTGGGCCTCTAGCTTTTATTCAGGCTCTTCAAATTTGAGGAGTATAATTTTACTGTGAAAGAGTGCAGTGAGACTGTGCAGTGAATTGAAAGGTAGTTTTTGGAGATGATAATGACTTGAAACATAAAGATGTAATTACTGTCTCACTCAATGGAGCAGCTTATCTATGAGAGTAGTAATTACTGTTTATTGCTCTGAGGAAGATAGGAAAGACAGGGAAATGGGGTAACCTCTCTGAAAAATGGAACATCTTTTACGTAAATGGctaatgtatattataaaattctaATTCTTGTCGCATTCCTTCTGTTCctacaaatatattaaatattcagtttaaaaaaaaaaaaaaaaaaagaaagttaggaGGATATGTTTGGAAAGTTGTTATCAATAAATCTGCTTTATATTCCCTGTGACATTAATATAGTATCAAAAGTTTAACTTATCCGTAAACAATTCTATTGTAGCAGATGTCccatctggaaaaaagaaaagtcttaaactgttaaatactttatataaagGGCACTGAAATGCCTTCCTTGGGCAATCTACTCTATTTTAGTAATCTTCGTTAAATCCAAAGCATCTTTATTTAAATCATCCTAAAATCTTAAATCTTATTTCAGGGGTAAGCCAAACTTCGGGAAGAAACTTACCTGGAAACTCAATGGCTTACAGATATACTTCACCTTCACAAGGTTTTATCATCTGAAAATCACTCTGAACTATGGATAGCAATATATCTTTCAAAGTTAGGATGAAAGATATGCACCCAGTAATACAAAGCAGGCAGCTTAGGTAGATAAACAAGCTTCCACACTGCTAGTGGACTGAAAACGCAACCTCAGGCAAACagttaatctctctgtgcttcagcttccAGGTACCTAAAGTGGTCACCTCCTCTGGACTCCTTTGGCTAGTTGAAGCTCATCCCAGTCAAAAAGTATTCACCCTCCTTTCTGTACTGCTAAGCCAAATGGATCAACAAAGCCTAAAAAAACAGGTTTCTATACTAGTTAATCTATTCATTCatggaacaaatatttactgagcacctcctatAGGCATTCAGAAgacaaaaacaatacaaagaagttcatttttaatttgaaatcacCTGGGTTTTATAAGTAGGTGCCTATGTCTATCTTTTCCACAACACTGTGAGTTCCTTCAAGAGAGGGATtatgtgcagccaaaaaaaaaaaaggcagagggggGAGTTGGAGACAGGCAGACCTTTGAATTCCAAATTTGCCACTCCTAACTGTAATTCTTAGAGAAGTTACTTAAATCTCCACCCTCAGGTGTCTCTCACGTggaaaatgaagtaaataataTCTATCATTCAGGACTGCTGTGAGGATTTAAGTGACTTATGTTTTAAATGCCTGGGTAAGGTGGATGTTCAGTTGTTCACTGAGTGCATACATAAACCCATCAATAAAAATGCTACTATCAATgtcatgtttatttcatttatttgctgaGATTTATGAATTTGAAAACACACTATTAAATGCAACAGAAAAGTTTAGTTAAATCTTATCAATGTGTATACCAGGTAGAGATATATCCTGTACAGAGGAAGCAAAGAACCTTCTGGTAAATATTTTCACCACACCAACACCACTCGCAGAGGCTGATAGGATTCTGACTGTCAGGCCCAAGGGATATACAATTCTTAATCTGAGTAGGCCCAAGAAACACACTCTAGCTTTATGAAACTCTGAGAGGTCAAACCTAactttaattttgtctttaaGGCCTCAGGCACACTGAGCCAACATTAGCCTACTGTCTTCAACACTTTGGGACAAATCCTGCAATCAGCCTCACAACCAGTTCCTCACCCACCCAAACAAACCTCTTAAAGATTATCCAAGCCTAAAGCTGCCCTCTTAAAATTGGGCACAAATAGATGCACAGAGTTTGGAGAGGTAGAAATTACTACTActgtatttccctttttcttttcccttccttgctATCCAAAGGAATATTCCTCCTATTTCTCTTTGTTAAAGCTACACTGATAAAgtcatacaatattatatgtcaattatatctcaataaaactggggtaTAAAATCCAGACTGGGGGGAAAAATACATTAAGGTATATTAATTTAAGACCCAAAGTACTGGCTGAAGGGCACATGATAAACAAtactttaataatataaatatattcaactcCCTTAGCTACTACCAGAAGCTCTACTGCCAACACCAAAAAAGTGACCAATTTCCCATTGTACAAGGGAAAACAATATTCTTGTTTACCTACATGTAAATGAGAAAAAGCTACAATCCCAAATGTGACTGCAAAATTTCAGGGGGGGGAAAAGTCAaagaatcaaaaaatatattgtaaataaaaatataaatcgcTTCTCACTTCCTAAAACCTCAGATAAGGAATGGTCATTTCTGAGAGTACCACAATGGAACGCAAAAGCACCCAAGATCCCTGTCCATGCCTAACAACTTCCAAAAGCTGATAGGCTCCACTGCGCTGTACACCCCAAATGAGTAGGTTCCTAGactatcttttcattcattccaacaaatatttactaagcaacTACTAAGAGCAAGGCAATGAGGATCAAACACGTTCCGGGACACGTTGTAGTGAACAGGCCTAACAAGGTCCTTGCCCCAGGGTTATGGTCCACAACGGGGGAAGTAGAGAACTGAAAAGGGTGTTCCGGAAATTTGGGGGCAGAGTATTTTTGGCAGTCTGCGTCCTTACACCTTCTAAGGGAGTCATTCCTAAATAGTTACATAAAGGGGACGCTAAAAAAACATTTGTTATAAACAAGAGGCTAACTTACAACTTTTAATACCACTGACTCAGCGGAACTTACATTCCAAACGTAGAGCaaacaggtaaataaaaataatctcaaaaagtggtatggggcttccctggtggcgcagtggttgagagtccgcctgccgatgcaggggacacgggttcgtgtcccggtccgggaagataccatatgccgcggagcggctaggcccgtgagccatggccgctgagcctgcgcgtccggagcctgtgctccgcaacgggagaggccacagcagtgagaggcccgcgtaccgcaaaaaaaaaaaaaaaagtggtatgaAAACAAAGGTGATATGAAGCGGGGTGATCTAACATGAATGGGGTtctcagggaaggcctcacaTTAGCCACAAGTGAACATTAACTCTTGCACTCCCACTATACATAACCAGAAGTAGTGAAGTAAAAgccgtcattttttttttttttttttgcggtacgcgggcctctcactgccgtggcctctcccgttgcggagcacaggctccggacgcgcaggctcagcggccatggctcacgggcctagccgctccgcggcacgtgggatcttcccggaccgggtcacgaacccgtgtcccctgcatcggcaggcggactctcaaccactgcgccaccagggaagcccaaagccgtcattttttaatattagttCTCATGAATACTGTAATTCATTATATTTAACCTGCTGTAACCAACGTCCGAGTACAATCGTCCATAGTCCGTCTTTAGCATATCAACAGCAGATAGTAAAACCTTCGTCACCTCACTTGACTTTGAAGACTAGTCTCTAAACAAAACTTGCCGCTTTTACCCCTCTGGCTCCGACAGTTTTAACAATCATAGCTCACACACCTCAAGCAGCCAACAAAAGAGGAAGATTCACACCCTCCGGGTCGCTGAGCTCGACCTGCTCCTGCAGGAGCAAGCGGAGGCTTTTGCCCGGGGTGCGTGGGCTCCCAAGAGCGGACTTCGGAGGACCAGTGGAGTACCGTGCGCGCGGACGCCGAGAGCGCACCGCGGGGGCGTGGCGGGCCCTGCGCCTGCCTTTGTTGTCCCTCGTGGCGcgcggggggaggggcggccaGAAGCCCGCGAGGCCAGTCGCCGCCCCCGGCCCCCGTCTCGTGGCCTTCCGGCCCCTACGAGCGCGCGAACCCACCTTCTTGTAGTGCTTGCCCAGCCAGACCCGCACGGAATCCAGCTGGGACACCGTCTCCGGGCTCTCCCAAAACTTGCTGGTCGGGCCCCCGTCCTTCCGTCGATAAACTGCCAggcccgcggccgccgccgcgcCTCCCAGACCCGCAGCGCCCGCCGTCGCCCCCAGCCCGCCGCTGCCCGCCGCCGCGGCCATCGTCGCCGTACGTCGTCCCCACAGCcctgcccgcccgccccgccccggccctcgCGGCGTTCCTCGTTCGCACGCGCGCGCGCAGCCGCCACCTCCGCCTCCCGGCACCGCCCAGTCAGCCCCCTTCCGGCGGGGAGAGCCGGCCCCGCCCCTTCTCGGGACCGGCGCCTAAGTGACGAGAGCACGCCCATACGCATGCGCAACACTCTCTCTGGGCGGGCCTAGGACGAGCTCATCCCCCCGCCTCTTCCGCCAGGCTGTAGGACAGTTCACAGTCTCCGCCCCCCAGCTTCGGCTTGTTAGTGTGTGGCTGTTTCCCGGATACCTGCGTCGAATCGTTATGCAATCTTCTACTGCACGGAGGTTCTGTGTTATCGTCGGCCACCGCCGGGGAGAAAAGGGCTGGCGTGAGATGTTCCGAGAGGAGAACCCGTTTAGGGTGTCGCCTGCTGGCGGAGGAACCCACACGCCGGGTGGGAATCTGCGCCTGCCTCGCTTGCCCTCAGACCTAGTGACCCTGTCGTACTTTGTAAACAACCATTTGGGACCACCACCCCTTGCAACAGCTGATCCCCTCTGTCACTCAGGCGCTTTCAAATCATAACTTAAATGTACTTCAGAAAAGTGATCCCTGACCATGCAATCTTGAACAATCATACTCGACATTGTTGGCGTAACACTCACCATGACctggtatttttcttattttcttattgaataCTTTCCACATAAATTGCATGAGAGCCTAGTCTTGACTTGTTCGCAGGTGTACCCTCAGTGCTGAGAACAGTACCTGTTGTCtaacagatgttcaataaatatttgatgaatgagtgaatgacctACAGGGAGGCAGaaggcaaataattttaaattattaacgAAATATGATTGGCCATTATGGGGTTTTGAACTTAATGCTATCTAACCCCTGAACAGCAAGTGACTAATTGCTTGTGAGTTTTTAAGAATGAAGACACTGTGATCAGGGAGGATAGGAGATTTCAAACGCGTGAAAAAACTGGAACAAAGTCTTTAAAGTGTGAAAGCATACTTGGTGAAATTCCTTAAGCCCATGGAGTTGAAGCAGAGATGTTATTTGGGGTGACAGTGAATTTGGAATATCCTGTAAGCATTAGAAAACCAGCTTGAACAGAGAGAATGACATGACCAGAATTATCGATTAGGAAGTAGCTACTGCAGCAGTGTGGATGATGGAGTAGAGGAAGAAAGGCTGGAGAAAAATGCATGGACAacgaaagaaaaaataaattggacttcatcaaaattaaaatcttttgtgcttcaaagtataccgacaagaaaatgaaaaaacccactgaatgagagaaaatatttgcaaattatatacctGATAAGAGacatatccagaatatagaaagaactcctacaactcaataatgaaaagaGCAAGAACCCATTTGACAAATTAACTAATAACCAAATGGAATAAACTTGATACAGCAAAattatggatgaatctcacagatattatactgagtgaaataaatcTTACCCAAAGGGATATACATAGTACGATTCAATATATATGAAGTTATAGAACAGGCTAAACTCCGAAGTATGGTTCCCTctggggagtggaggggaaggagggacatGAGGGTGTTTCCTGGGGTGATAATAAGTTGTACTTTGAAATAGATTTGCATTACACAGATGTATACCAATTATGGAATAGTAAAGAAAATTTATGCATTTTACTATAAATTTCCcctcaaaagaaaagaacagtaaaCAAATACTGAACACTTATTCAAAATATGCATGCTAAAGTGGTTAGCGGTGAACTGTACCTTTCACACAGTTCTCCAAACTGCAAGCTAAATTCACATAGCAATCtatcaaaaagtatttttattgctCAACAGGTGAAGAGTTGATTAGGTTTCTTCAATTTTGAGGCAAAGAAAAGAATTGGAAACTGTATGATTGATGCCAGTTGTTACAGTCATTAGCTTTCTTGGTTTCTGGGAAGGATACCAAAAGGCTTCTCTAAAATGTATCAAAGACTAgggtttagcaaatattttctataaagtgTCAGATAGCAAATGTTTTAGGCTTTCAGGCCATATGTTCtatgtcacaactactcagccctaCCATTGTAGCGCAAAAGCAGCtctagacaatacataaatgagtgagcatggctgtgttcccagtaaaattttatttacaaaaacaggtagcaGGGGCTTCCCGGtagcacagtgcttaagaatccgcctgccaatgcaggggacacgggttcgagccctggtcggggaagatcccacatgccgcggagcaactaagcccgtgtgccacaactactgagcctgcagtctagagcccacgagccacaactgagcccatgcgccacaactactgaagcgcacacacctagagcccgtgctccgcaacaagagaagtcagtGCAATGAGAatcctgcgcactgcaacgaagagtagcccccgctcagcaatgaagatccaacacagccaaaaaaaaaaaaaaaaaaacaggaggcagtttctgtttgggatgatgaaaatgtttaagaGATGGATAGTAGTAATGATAGCACAAGATTGTGactgtacttaatgtcactgaattgtgcacttaaaagtggttaaaatggtaaatattattatatattttttaccacacaaaaaaaagcaTATGTGGCAGGCCAGATTGGGCCTGTGCCATAGTTTGTTGACTCCTGACAAAGACTATTATACCTATTACCTTTAACTTAGAAGCATCTTGTTTAAATCAATTTACTCAGATCTGCTTGAGAAAATCACAATATTGCTTATTTCATTGAACTTTTACAATATTTTTGGTAAAATACTTTTATCACAAGGATTAGGTTTATTTTCAGCTAGACCTTAGAGCCAAACATTTAGCTTATTCAATTTATGGAAAATGTCTGTCATATAACCTAATTGACAAAGCCAGTCATTATTGTCAAATCagcaaaaaaattgtttttatcagAAAAAGTCTTACTTCATTTTTCAATTCATATAAAAGTGTTAATATTTAAGTCAAGGAATAATATCAAAGCTGCTGAGGAATAGATTCCATAACATTTTATTAGATGATTATTAAGAGCAGTCTGGTCAAGACTGAAATGATTTAGATCTAAAACAATGtatccatttttataaattataaaaaacaaggTAATACACTTATTAAGTCAGttatcaaaaacctcccaacagagattgggattgatatatatacactaatatgtataaaatagataactaataagaacccactgtataaaaaaataaataaaataaaattcaaaaaaaaacaaaaacaaacttcccaacaaagaaaagcctagaCTTGATGGCTTcaatggtgaattctaccaaatatttaaagaagaactaacatCAACCGTTCTCAAACTTTTCCCAAAAAACTGAAGGGAGGGAACACCTCTAGACTCTTTCCATGAATCCAGCATTACCCTGATCCCGAAACCAGACAAAGTCACTACAAGAAATATCACTTATGAATACTgataaaaaatcctcaacaaaatactagcaaaccaaattcagcagtaTATTACAAGGATTTTACACCAAAagagatttattcctggaatgcaaggtgGTTCAGCATACAGAAATCAGTGTAGTACactacattaagaaaataaagggaaaaaacacatgatatctcaattgatgcagaagaATAATTTGACATAATTGAACACATTTCCATGatctaaaaaaaaacctcaaaactaggaatagaaggaaactatcTCACTATAATAACAGAAAAACCCACAAcgaacatcatactcaatggtgaatgacaaagttttcctctaagatcaagagcaaggcagagatgcgtgctttcaccacttctgttcaacatagtactggaagttctagccagaacaattaggcaaggacaaaaaataaaaagcatccaaattgaaggaagaagtaagatatctgtttgcagatgatatgatcttatacatagaaaGCCCTAAAAATTCTACAACAAAACTTGTATGACTAATACATGatttcagcaaagtagcaggatgtaaagccaacacacaaaaatcagttgcatttctacataTTAATAATGagcaatctg encodes:
- the LOC117313916 gene encoding UPF0729 protein C18orf32 homolog; this translates as MVCIPCIVIPVLLWVYKKFLEPYIYPLISPFVSRVWPRKAIQESSDKNKGKIDCKGADINGSPTRGPTEISDKKKD